The Staphylococcus carnosus genome has a segment encoding these proteins:
- the ureG gene encoding urease accessory protein UreG, with amino-acid sequence MSNPVKIGIGGPVGAEKTELVEKLVRHLSKDMSIGVITNDIYTKEDEKILVNTGVLPADRIIGVETGGCPHTAIREDASMNFAAIDELMERHGDLDLIFIESGGDNLAATFSPELVDFSIYIIDVAQGEKIPRKGGQGMIKSDFFIINKTDLAPYVGASLDQMAEDTNTFRGNRPFTFTNLKTEEGLDNVIEWIERDVLLKGLA; translated from the coding sequence ATGTCTAATCCAGTTAAAATTGGAATCGGCGGCCCTGTTGGAGCAGAAAAAACCGAACTCGTAGAAAAACTTGTAAGACATCTTTCAAAAGATATGAGTATCGGTGTCATTACAAATGATATTTATACAAAAGAAGATGAAAAAATCTTAGTTAACACAGGCGTATTACCTGCTGATCGAATTATCGGCGTAGAAACAGGCGGTTGTCCGCATACTGCCATCCGAGAAGATGCTTCTATGAACTTTGCAGCAATTGATGAATTAATGGAACGTCATGGCGATTTAGATTTAATCTTTATTGAATCAGGCGGAGACAACTTGGCAGCAACTTTCAGTCCAGAGTTAGTTGACTTCTCTATTTATATTATTGATGTGGCTCAAGGTGAAAAAATTCCACGTAAAGGTGGACAAGGTATGATTAAATCTGACTTCTTTATTATTAATAAAACAGATTTAGCACCATATGTCGGCGCTTCTTTAGACCAAATGGCTGAAGATACAAATACTTTCCGTGGTAACCGTCCATTTACTTTCACAAACTTAAAAACTGAAGAAGGTTTAGACAACGTGATTGAATGGATTGAACGTGATGTATTGCTTAAAGGATTAGCTTAA
- a CDS encoding urease accessory protein UreF → MIDHQALRLFQFCDSQFPTGAFSHSFGLETYIQRGTVHDEESFKEWLRLFLSEQLTYADGLAIRLVYEALNQNDPEKILHLDRMLFVQNMPRETRTGTKQMGTRMVKLANELYDSEWIQWYEAQYNEKNAKLHPAICFTMLGHFLGIDIEMIIDYYLYQNVSALTQNAVRAIPLGQTAGQRVVTDMITFMKTTRDHIFELAESEFGITAPGLEINQMEHENVNVRIFIS, encoded by the coding sequence ATGATTGATCATCAAGCTTTAAGATTATTTCAATTCTGTGACTCTCAATTTCCTACGGGGGCTTTCAGCCACTCTTTTGGTTTAGAAACATATATTCAACGTGGCACTGTACATGATGAAGAAAGCTTTAAAGAATGGTTGAGACTCTTTTTAAGTGAACAATTAACGTATGCAGACGGACTTGCTATCCGTCTTGTATACGAAGCTTTAAATCAAAATGACCCTGAAAAGATCTTACATTTAGATCGCATGTTATTTGTTCAGAACATGCCGAGAGAAACACGTACAGGTACGAAACAAATGGGTACACGGATGGTAAAACTTGCCAATGAATTATACGATAGTGAGTGGATTCAATGGTATGAAGCACAATATAATGAAAAAAATGCGAAATTACATCCTGCTATTTGTTTTACTATGCTCGGTCATTTTCTTGGTATCGATATAGAAATGATTATTGATTATTACCTATATCAAAACGTTTCAGCGCTGACTCAAAATGCAGTAAGAGCGATACCGCTCGGACAAACTGCTGGTCAACGCGTAGTGACTGACATGATTACTTTCATGAAAACAACACGTGATCATATTTTTGAACTTGCAGAATCAGAATTTGGAATTACTGCACCAGGTTTAGAAATAAATCAAATGGAACATGAAAATGTAAACGTCAGAATATTTATTTCATAG
- the ureE gene encoding urease accessory protein UreE — protein MIIEEIVGNVANLSEEEKQKHIEKVYLENSDLVKRIQRVTTDHGNEIGIRLKNPVDLEYGDILYQDDHNMIVVDVNSEDILVIQPRTLKEMGDIAHQLGNRHLPTQFTENEMLVQYDYLVEDLLKSLGIPYTREDRKVNKAFRHIGHSHD, from the coding sequence ATGATAATTGAAGAAATAGTCGGCAATGTTGCTAATCTTTCAGAAGAAGAAAAACAAAAACATATTGAAAAAGTATACCTTGAAAATTCTGATTTAGTAAAAAGAATCCAACGTGTCACTACAGATCACGGCAACGAAATTGGTATTCGATTAAAAAACCCTGTTGATTTAGAATATGGAGATATTTTATATCAAGACGATCATAATATGATTGTCGTAGATGTAAATTCAGAAGATATTTTAGTGATACAACCTCGTACATTAAAGGAAATGGGAGATATTGCGCACCAACTCGGCAATCGTCACTTGCCAACGCAATTTACTGAAAATGAAATGCTTGTTCAATACGATTACCTCGTTGAAGATTTATTAAAATCTTTAGGTATCCCTTATACACGTGAAGATCGTAAAGTGAATAAAGCGTTCAGACATATCGGACATTCACATGATTGA
- the ureC gene encoding urease subunit alpha → MSFKMTQSQYTSLYGPTIGDAIRLGDTNLFATIEKDFANYGDEATFGGGKSVRDGMAQNPNVTRDDRYVADTVITNAVIIDYDKVYKADLGIKNGYIMKYGKAGNPDIMDDVDIIIGASTDIISGEGKIVTAGGIDTHVHFINPEQAYVALESGVTTHIGGGTGASEGAKATTVAPGPWHIHRMLEAAEGLPINVGFTGKGQAHNHTALIEQIHAGAIGLKVHEDWGATPSALSHALDVADDYDVQIALHADTLNEAGFMEDTMKAIKDRVIHMYHTEGAGGGHAPDLIKSASYPNVLPSSTNPTLPYTVNTIDEHLDMVMITHHLNASIPEDIAFADSRIRKETIAAEDVLQDMGVFSMVSSDSQAMDRVGEVITRTWQVAHRMKEQRGYLDGDKEYNDNNRIKRYIAKYTINPAITHGISEYVGSIEEGKLADLVIWDPAFFGVKPEMILKAGMINTAVNGDANGSIPTSEPLKYRKMYGQYGGNLTGTSITFVSNIAYMNDIERQLSLHRMVRPVKGIRQLTKKDMKNNSETPKLDVDPQTYEVFVDGKLITSEPAKELPLAQRYFLF, encoded by the coding sequence ATGAGTTTTAAAATGACACAATCGCAATATACAAGTTTGTACGGTCCCACTATTGGAGATGCTATCCGCTTAGGGGATACAAATTTGTTTGCGACAATTGAAAAAGACTTTGCAAATTATGGAGATGAAGCAACATTCGGCGGGGGTAAATCTGTACGTGACGGTATGGCGCAAAACCCAAACGTTACACGTGATGATCGCTATGTTGCTGATACTGTAATTACAAATGCTGTAATTATTGATTACGATAAAGTTTATAAAGCAGACTTAGGTATTAAAAATGGTTATATCATGAAATACGGTAAAGCCGGAAACCCAGATATTATGGATGATGTAGATATTATTATTGGGGCATCAACTGATATTATCTCTGGAGAAGGTAAAATCGTTACAGCCGGCGGTATTGATACACATGTTCACTTTATTAATCCTGAACAAGCTTACGTTGCACTTGAAAGTGGTGTAACAACACATATCGGCGGTGGTACAGGAGCTTCTGAAGGTGCAAAAGCAACTACTGTCGCACCAGGACCATGGCATATCCACCGTATGTTAGAAGCAGCTGAAGGTCTTCCAATCAATGTAGGATTTACAGGAAAAGGCCAAGCGCACAATCATACTGCTTTAATTGAACAAATCCACGCTGGCGCAATCGGTTTGAAAGTCCACGAAGACTGGGGCGCTACACCATCAGCTTTAAGCCATGCTTTAGATGTAGCAGATGATTATGATGTGCAAATTGCCTTGCACGCTGATACATTGAATGAAGCCGGCTTCATGGAAGATACTATGAAAGCAATTAAAGATAGAGTTATTCATATGTATCACACAGAAGGCGCAGGAGGCGGCCATGCACCAGATTTGATTAAATCTGCAAGCTATCCTAATGTCCTTCCTTCATCTACGAACCCAACCCTTCCTTATACAGTAAATACAATAGACGAACACTTAGATATGGTTATGATTACACATCACTTGAACGCTTCTATTCCTGAAGATATTGCATTTGCGGATTCTCGTATCAGAAAAGAAACAATTGCAGCAGAAGACGTTTTACAAGATATGGGTGTATTCAGTATGGTCAGTTCAGACTCCCAAGCAATGGATCGTGTCGGTGAAGTCATTACACGTACTTGGCAAGTTGCTCATCGCATGAAAGAACAACGCGGATATTTAGATGGCGATAAAGAGTATAATGATAACAACCGTATTAAACGTTATATTGCTAAATATACTATCAACCCTGCTATTACACACGGTATTTCAGAATATGTAGGTTCAATTGAAGAAGGTAAACTTGCAGACCTTGTCATTTGGGACCCTGCTTTCTTCGGTGTTAAACCTGAAATGATACTTAAAGCCGGAATGATTAATACAGCAGTCAATGGTGATGCTAACGGATCTATCCCTACTTCAGAACCTTTAAAATATCGTAAAATGTATGGTCAATATGGTGGTAATTTAACTGGTACAAGTATTACATTTGTGTCAAACATTGCTTATATGAATGATATTGAACGTCAATTATCATTACACCGTATGGTACGACCTGTTAAGGGTATTCGCCAACTTACTAAAAAAGATATGAAAAACAATAGTGAAACACCTAAATTAGATGTAGATCCTCAAACTTATGAAGTGTTTGTAGATGGCAAATTAATTACAAGCGAACCTGCAAAAGAATTGCCACTTGCACAACGTTACTTCTTATTCTAG
- the ureB gene encoding urease subunit beta → MKPGEIIVKKTEIEINKGTDDSETVITVKNIGDRPIQVGSHYHFFEANTGLKFDREKAYGKHLDIPAGAAVRFEPGDEKKVQLVEYNGRRRIYGFRGLVDGAIDEERVFRVENGHPNAGVKNDEGKQNANKESGDNR, encoded by the coding sequence GTGAAACCTGGTGAAATTATAGTTAAGAAAACTGAAATCGAAATCAATAAAGGAACAGATGATTCTGAAACAGTCATCACGGTTAAAAACATCGGTGACCGCCCTATTCAAGTCGGCTCTCATTATCACTTTTTCGAAGCCAATACTGGTTTGAAATTTGATAGAGAAAAAGCCTATGGAAAACACTTAGATATCCCTGCTGGCGCAGCAGTAAGATTCGAACCTGGGGATGAAAAGAAAGTACAACTTGTAGAATACAATGGCAGACGCCGTATCTACGGTTTCCGAGGTTTAGTAGATGGCGCAATTGATGAAGAACGTGTCTTCCGAGTAGAAAATGGCCATCCAAACGCCGGCGTTAAAAATGACGAAGGCAAACAAAATGCAAATAAAGAAAGTGGGGATAATCGATGA
- a CDS encoding urease subunit gamma, translating into MHFTQREQDKLMLVVANDLARRRQSRGLKLNYPEAVAIISYEMLEGARDGKSVAELMSYGRQILNKDDVMEGVSDMIPDLEIEATFPDGTKLITIHHPIV; encoded by the coding sequence TTTCACGCAACGTGAACAAGATAAATTGATGCTTGTTGTAGCAAATGATTTGGCACGCAGACGACAATCTCGCGGATTGAAATTAAACTATCCAGAAGCGGTCGCAATTATCAGTTATGAAATGTTAGAAGGTGCCAGAGACGGTAAAAGTGTCGCAGAACTTATGAGTTATGGCAGACAAATTTTAAATAAAGATGATGTTATGGAAGGTGTTTCTGATATGATTCCTGATTTGGAAATCGAAGCAACATTTCCTGATGGAACAAAATTAATCACAATCCACCACCCTATCGTTTAA